The uncultured Dysgonomonas sp. genome contains the following window.
CGTTCAAAATTATTGATTTTAATGACTGGCCTAGCTTTGCGCCTTGCCGAGAAAAATCTGTTCCGTATATTGCTGAACGTATTTCGCAAAAGATATCTGCAAATACGGATATGTAACATTGACAAAATGTAAACAATGTCGTATTGACAAACATTTTCAGAAAATTAAATGTAGTCAGATTATATATTTTTAACCACTTTGATATCAATGCATTTTTTGATAACTTTGTGCCTTTATTGAAAAAATGAAACAAAAGAATCTCTTTCATATAATTATCGCATCAGGCTTTGGTACGGGTTTCTCCCCGTTTGCACCCGGTACAGCGGGCGCAGCATTAGCTACTCTTATATGGATTATCCTTTCTTTGTTTGTTTCTCCCCTGCCCCTATTACTGATAACCATTGCATTAATTATCATATTTACAGTTCTTGGCGTTTGGTCGTCAAATGTGCTTGAACCCTCTTGGGGCAAAGACCCGTCACGCATTGTTGTCGATGAAATGGTAGGTGTATGGATAACCCTTCTGGCTGCCGATGCAGGAAATATATATCATGCGCTGATTGCATTTGCCTTGTTCAGGTTATTTGATATATGGAAACCATTGGGTATCCGCAAAATGGAGGGTCTGAAAGGCGGA
Protein-coding sequences here:
- a CDS encoding phosphatidylglycerophosphatase A, coding for MKQKNLFHIIIASGFGTGFSPFAPGTAGAALATLIWIILSLFVSPLPLLLITIALIIIFTVLGVWSSNVLEPSWGKDPSRIVVDEMVGVWITLLAADAGNIYHALIAFALFRLFDIWKPLGIRKMEGLKGGWGVMMDDVLAGVYGFIILLGGKWLIG